A segment of the Populus alba chromosome 9, ASM523922v2, whole genome shotgun sequence genome:
CAACTACCATGTCATTATTATTCCAGAGTTAAAGCATGGCAATACTGTACAGGTGACAGGTTCGCTGTTCCTGGCTTATGAAGAACAAACAGAAATGAACATGGAATCACTTCCGGCCCAACCTAGTCAAATGCTGCTGATGTTTTGCCGCAGCAGCCTTGTCGGCCGCTTCACGCTTGAGTGTCCTCTTCGCCCGTCTCCCTGTTCTATCTTTTGCAGCCTCTTTCTTCTTAGGTTCACGTGAAGAGCCAGCCTGTGAAGAGCCGGCCCCCGAGTCCTCGAAATTTGATCGATGCACTGGCCTCGCTTCTTGACGCCCTGCCCTAACATAGCCATTATCTCCCCACCTGCGATTTCCAATGCGAAGATTGGATGAACTGCTCAAGTACACTCCATctagatcatcatcatcatcaacctcatattcatattcatattcatatgGATAATAATCATCTGGGTCTTCATAAAAATCCTCATGATCCTCCACGGTCAAAGGCATGAACCATGCAGCTCGAAGGAGGAGGCACACACTTTCCTCAAACATGTAATCCTGGATGctgttaaagaaacaaaaatctatTAAACCTAAAGTATGGCTCATTTCAGCAAAAGAGAAACAAATGGCAATACTTTCACTAAGCTTATATAAGCCAAGTTCAAGTATTTTGATAAAATGAACCACTAACTGACCACATTCAGAACATAATATACATGACTGTGTAAGAGATTTCAACCTGCCATCAAGAGAACGGTGAACATTGAGAAACTCGAATGGCTGTTTGCACTGAGGACAGGTTGAATTCTTACTGTATGTGGCCCATCGAAGGATGCACGTCACACTGCACAGaacaaaggacaaaaagaaCAATGAATACTAGTATACAAGCCATTTCGTATTGAATTTGTTAAAATAGTCTTCACACTATCAATGTCAAAGGAAATCATCAACATATCATCAGTGCTTGCATGAGGTTCAATAAGTACATGGAATATGCTATAATCAGCCATGATTCTTCTGCAGTTATGTAAAGCTAGAAAATTCAAGTTCTTCAAACCAATTATTAGTGAGTTGGAGAACACCATTTAAGCATACACCTCAACACAGCTATGATGATGAGAAAAATGTCCACAGCATAA
Coding sequences within it:
- the LOC118027602 gene encoding E3 ubiquitin-protein ligase RHF1A, translating into MTSVINIDGHQPLTSALQHQGEMESKVESSEKACGNHGGICAICLDKIVLQETALVKGCEHAYCVTCILRWATYSKNSTCPQCKQPFEFLNVHRSLDGSIQDYMFEESVCLLLRAAWFMPLTVEDHEDFYEDPDDYYPYEYEYEYEVDDDDDLDGVYLSSSSNLRIGNRRWGDNGYVRAGRQEARPVHRSNFEDSGAGSSQAGSSREPKKKEAAKDRTGRRAKRTLKREAADKAAAAKHQQHLTRLGRK